Proteins encoded by one window of Anguilla rostrata isolate EN2019 chromosome 9, ASM1855537v3, whole genome shotgun sequence:
- the LOC135263199 gene encoding histone H2AX: MSGRGKTGKARAKAKTRSSRAGLQFPVGRVHRLLRKGNYAERVGAGAPVYLAAVLEYLTAEILELAGNAARDNKKTRIIPRHLQLAVRNDEELNKLLGGVTIAQGGVLPNIQAVLLPKKTGQAAPSGGKAGKKGSQQSQEY, from the coding sequence ATGTCTGGAAGAGGCAAAACTGGAAAGGCTCGTGCTAAGGCTAAGACCCGTAGCTCCCGCGCTGGTCTTCAGTTTCCTGTGGGCCGTGTTCACCGGCTGCTGAGGAAAGGTAACTACGCCGAACGAGTAGGTGCTGGAGCGCCTGTTTATTTGGCTGCTGTACTAGAGTATCTCACTGCTGAGATCCTCGAGTTGGCTGGCAACGCGGCAAGAGACAACAAGAAGACCCGCATCATCCCCCGTCACTTGCAGCTTGCTGTCCGCAACGACGAAGAGCTGAACAAACTGCTCGGTGGTGTGACCATCGCCCAAGGAGGCGTTCTACCGAAcattcaggctgttctgttgCCCAAGAAGACCGGGCAGGCTGCTCCCAGCGGCGGCAAGGCGGGAAAGAAGGGATCTCAGCAGTCTCAAGAATATTGA
- the c2cd2l gene encoding phospholipid transfer protein C2CD2L, with product MTLQDINWLLQVTLFLASLLIVLAWLVQYSRAILRSRSRSVRHREHDETAWSLPESLSHQIRAGGVWGTLLKLRFGRNGGGGDSGAGVKGLLSSLFSFRSFRENWLRAWVRALNEQAFRDGSSIQITFDDSLQLPSTASISHVTCTEQSAHNMVLQCSCEVDTVTFPVSVTQQSPAAVSMDTYQVTIAPAQVQLVVCLEEVEEEGLLVSWTFSQQPLLDLSVKPRRMQREANDGGNEQVDVNTIAELVEDTLFSTQPAMIVNLKACVSSPVTSGERLIRGMSSPSRGSPVQRLLVRQLRAANVKARTQSGWMELCCALDLIPPTQERRTRFLPPPSSSGAELEWSEDITLNLGQDTKELRIRLVERNSKGEQFLPGHASLPLDLPQRSPIGRHVLSVNPGQGLPSTGTVIFELLFLEPGDPRGGQGSAGLRSSLTPTKKVEMDRTIMPDGTIVTTVTTIQSRPKLDRKLESPTCSPSKVEVTEKKSTLLTDSYSSSVSPTLSSDSHLSNGLDPVAETAIRQLTESSSKAVKKTPTKRSTLIISGVSKVPIAEDDAALSIGYAASMDAALLEDRSPGALNHYGASSHGPVQHDPDETTPSDISERPSVDDVESETGSTGALETRSLKDHKVGFLRSGTKLLFRRRHRQKDPCLSQSHEDVSNLGNGSAVHKKSGSFSRRLIKRFSFRSKSKGKASSNGGAGTSEN from the exons ATGACTCTACAAGACATTAATTGGCTGCTTCAGGTCACCCTGTTCCTCGCTTCCTTGCTCATTGTGCTAGCCTGGCTGGTACAGTATTCGCGGGCCATACTACGTTCACGGAGCCGGAGTGTGCGCCACCGGGAGCATGACGAAACTGCTTGGTCGCTGCCGGAGAGCTTGTCTCACCAGATCCGCGCAGGAGGCGTATGGGGCACGTTGTTGAAGTTGAGGTTTGGGCGCAACGGGGGCGGAGGTGATTCAGGGGCAGGAGTGAAAGGATTGCTGTCGTCGCTCTTCTCCTTCCGGTCCTTCAGGGAGAATTGGCTGCGGGCGTGGGTCCGGGCACTCAACGAGCAAGCTTTTAGAGATGGG AGCTCAATCCAGATCACATTTGATGATAGCCTCCAGCTCCCATCAACTGCCTCgatcagtcatgtgacctgcacGGAACAATCAGCACACAACATG GTTTTACAGTGCAGCTGTGAAGTTGACACGGTAACATTCCCTGTGAGTGTCACTCAGCAGTCACCTGCAGCAGTTTCCATGGATACGTACCAAGTCACCATTGCTCCAGCGCAGGTCCAG TTGGTGGTGTGTctggaggaagtggaggaagaGGGTTTGCTGGTGTCCTGGACGTTCTCCCAGCAGCCCTTGCTTGATCTGTCCGTTAAACCCCGCAGAAtgcagagagag GCAAATGATGGGGGCAATGAACAAGTGGACGTGAACACGATCGCGGAGCTGGTGGAGGACACCTTGTTCAGCACGCAGCCTGCCATGATCGTCAACCTGAAGGCCTGTGTGTCCAGCCCTGTG ACCTCAGGAGAAAGGCTGATTCGGGGCATGAGTTCCCCTTCTCGGGGGAGCCCTGTGCAGAGGCTTCTAGTACGACAGCTCCGAGCAGCAAACGTGAAAGCGC GTACCCAATCAGGATGGATGGAGCTGTGCTGTGCCCTTGATCTGATCCCGCCCACTCAGGAAAGGAGGACCCGCTTCCTGCCCCCACCATCCAGCTCAGGGGCGGAGCTTGAATGGAGCGAGGACATCACGCT GAATCTGGGCCAGGATACCAAGGAACTTCGAATTAGACTGGTGGAGCGCAACAGCAAAGGGGAAC AGTTCCTTCCTGGACACGCCTCCCTTCCCCTGGACCTGCCACAAAGGAGTCCTATTGGGCGACACGTGCTTTCAGTCAATCCAGGGCAAGGTTTGCCATCCACTGGCACTGTAATCTTTGAG CTGCTGTTTCTGGAGCCAGGCGACCCCCGCGGTGGTCAGGGATCTGCTGGCCTGCGCTCCTCACTCACCCCAACCAAAAAAGTGGAGATGGACCGCACCATCATGCCTGACGGTACCATCGTCACCACAGTGACTACCATTCAGTCGCGACCCAAACTGGACCGCAAACTAG AGTCTCCCACTTGCTCTCCGTCCAAGGTGGAGGTCACAGAGAAGAAATCGACTCTCCTCACAGACAGTTACTCAAGCAGCGTCAGTCCGACCCTCAGCT CGGACAGTCACCTTTCCAACGGGCTGGACCCTGTGGCCGAGACTGCTATTAGACAGCTGACTGAGTCCTCCAGCAAGGCAGTAAAGAAGACGCCCACTAAGAGGAGCACACTCATAATATCTGGGgtgtcaaag GTCCCCATAGCGGAGGATGATGCAGCACTGTCGATTGGCTACGCTGCGTCCATGGACGCTGCCCTGCTGGAGGACCGCTCCCCGGGAGCCCTCAACCACTATGGCGCCAGCTCCCACGGGCCCGTGCAGCATGACCCCGACGAGACCACACCCTCTGACATCTCAGAAAGGCCCTCTGTGGATGACGTGGAGTCGGAAACAGGCTCTACAGGGGCACTGGAGACCCGCAGTCTCAAAGACCATAAAG TGGGCTTCCTCCGCAGTGGAACCAAGCTGCTGTTTCGCCGGAGACATCGGCAGAAGGACCCTTGTCTCAGCCAATCGCACGAGGATGTCTCCAACCTGGGCAACGGCTCCGCCGTGCACAAGAAGTCCGGAAGCTTCTCTCGCCGCCTGATCAAACGCTTTTCCTTCCGTTCCAAGTCCAAGGGGAAAGCGAGCAGCAACGGAGGGGCAGGCACGTCCGAGAACTGA
- the dpagt1 gene encoding UDP-N-acetylglucosamine--dolichyl-phosphate N-acetylglucosaminephosphotransferase: protein MSPIPILPLLINFCMSALGCAATIKLIPAFKDHFISARLYGKDLNKTDKKEIPESQGVICGTVFLIILFCFIPVPFLSCFVGEQCKGFPHDEFVQLIGALLAICCMIFLGFADDVLNLRWRHKLLLPTVASLPLLMVYFTNFGNTVIVVPKPFRILLGMHLDMGILYYVYMGMLAVFCTNAINILAGINGIESGQALFISGSIIIFNVLELNGDFRDDHVFSLYFMIPFFFTTLALFYHNWYPSAVFVGDTFCYFAGMTFAVVGILGHFSKTMLLFFIPQVLNFLYSLPQLFHVVPCPRHRLPRLNPETGKLGMSYSKFKSKDLSKLGNLILKVAESLWLVEVRRGHEGDGEFVECNNMTLINFVLKILGPTHERNLTTIMLLIQMLGSIVAFGIRYHLVRLFYDV, encoded by the exons atgtctCCCATTCCAATCCTCCCGCTTCTGATCAACTTCTGCATGTCGGCCCTGGGATGTGCAGCCACGATTAAACTCATTCCTGCCTTCAAAGACCATTTTATTTCGGCCCGATTGTATGGCAAGGATCTGAACAAAACCGATAAGAAGGAGAT TCCAGAGTCTCAGGGTGTGATCTGTGGCACAGTTTTCCTCATCATCCTCTTCTGCTTCATCCCTGTACCTTTTCTCAGCTGCTTCGTGGGGGAGCAGTGCAAGGGCTTCCCGCATGATGAG TTTGTGCAGCTGATTGGCGCACTGCTGGCCATTTGTTGTATGATCTTCCTGGGCTTTGCTGATGATGTACTGAACTTGCGCTGGCGCCACAAGCTGCTGCTCCCCACCGTGGCCTCCCTGCCTCTGCTGATGGTCTACTTCACAAACTTTGGTAACACTGTCATTGTGGTGCCCAAGCCCTTCCGAATCTTACTTGGAATGCACCTTGATATGG GGATCCTCTACTATGTTTACATGGGCATGCTAGCAGTGTTCTGCACCAATGCCATCAACATCTTGGCGGGCATCAATGGCATCGAATCTGGACAGGCTCTCTTCATCTCTGGCTCCATCATAATCTTCAACGTGCTGGAGCTGAATG GAGACTTCCGAGATGACCACGTTTTTTCCCTGTACTTCATGATCCCATTCTTCTTTACCACTTTAGCGCTCTTCTACCACAACTG GTACCCCTCTGCAGTGTTTGTGGGTGACACATTCTGCTACTTTGCGGGTATGACCTTTGCTGTGGTGGGGATTCTGGGACACTTCAGCAAGACCATGCTGCTCTTCTTCATCCCCCAGGTGCTCAACTTCTTGTACTCGCTCCCTCAGCTCTTCCACGTGGTGCCCTGCCCCCGACACCGCTTGCCCAG ACTGAACCCTGAAACAGGGAAGCTGGGGATGAGCTACTCGAAGTTCAAAAGTAAAGATCTTTCCAAATTGGGAAACCTCATTTTGAAG GTGGCAGAGTCACTGTGGCTCGTGGAGGTGCGAAGGGGCCACGAAGGAGATGGTGAGTTTGTGGAGTGCAACAACATGACCCTCATCAATTTTGTGCTGAAGATTCTGGGACCAACGCATGAGCGGAACCTCACCACCATCATGCTTCTAATACAG ATGCTGGGGAGCATTGTGGCATTTGGGATCCGCTATCATCTGGTGCGCCTCTTCTATGACGTCTAG